The Prevotella sp. E9-3 genome has a window encoding:
- a CDS encoding helix-turn-helix domain-containing protein: MNLAFTNHRIWITLVLLLATVTGMASENTFCLLGQKQGLANDTVLQMTQLADGRMLIVTKHTIDIYNGGRFEHIKRTEEHWQQLPGYYGATNLIVDSLDRLWVKDWQRVACYDLNRRKHIKSVIPHGADDFFYDSTGRLWTLKERILYCGKHRLELPKDKSIVQNIDVWKDRLYAFFNNGQVIVYGLKEDKKLMQVAAYEGNYISQYANTSTVQHSKDRFYQVRTGGNGKSIFLCFDPAGNQWKTLLKTDFYLHTLIVTPNDIAYISTAEGYLRMNLSNNEWELITTLTLPDGSTISTGANTIYQDREGGIWLGTYHDGLLYSSPQSGMFDNPTDDEKAPFAQPDTETEQTWWNSIWTKTGLLLIVIGIGLMTIVIRTRRKQVRIATSEDSAGQTIEHHADNEPSPQENEFIERATLLVEQHLSKPNYGVEQLAADLCMERTGLYRKLTALTQQSPVSFIRNIRLKHAADMILTGDKSITEIAEQTGFGSTSYFSKCFQKEYGCKPSDYKG, from the coding sequence ATGAACCTGGCATTCACAAATCATAGGATATGGATCACCCTCGTGCTGCTGTTGGCAACGGTAACTGGAATGGCCTCAGAAAACACTTTCTGTCTGTTGGGCCAGAAACAGGGATTGGCCAACGACACCGTACTGCAGATGACGCAGTTGGCTGACGGCCGTATGCTGATTGTGACAAAACACACCATAGATATTTATAATGGCGGGCGTTTTGAACACATCAAAAGAACGGAAGAGCACTGGCAGCAGCTACCTGGATACTACGGAGCCACCAACTTGATAGTGGACAGTCTGGACCGTCTATGGGTGAAAGACTGGCAACGAGTGGCCTGCTACGACTTGAACCGAAGGAAACACATCAAGTCTGTAATACCTCATGGGGCCGATGACTTTTTCTATGATTCAACTGGAAGGCTATGGACACTAAAAGAAAGAATACTATACTGCGGAAAACATCGCCTCGAACTGCCCAAGGACAAGAGTATAGTCCAGAACATTGATGTGTGGAAAGACCGTCTCTATGCCTTCTTCAACAACGGGCAAGTAATCGTGTACGGTTTGAAAGAGGACAAAAAATTGATGCAGGTAGCAGCCTATGAGGGCAACTACATTTCACAATATGCAAACACTTCGACAGTACAGCATTCAAAAGACCGTTTCTATCAGGTAAGGACAGGAGGCAACGGAAAATCCATCTTCCTTTGTTTCGACCCTGCCGGCAACCAGTGGAAGACGCTGTTGAAAACTGATTTCTACCTGCACACTCTCATCGTTACTCCAAACGACATAGCCTATATTTCTACCGCCGAGGGATATCTGCGAATGAACCTGAGCAACAACGAATGGGAGTTGATCACAACCCTGACGCTGCCCGACGGCTCGACCATTTCAACAGGAGCGAACACCATCTACCAGGACCGCGAAGGCGGAATATGGCTGGGCACGTATCACGACGGTCTGCTATACAGTTCGCCTCAGAGCGGCATGTTCGACAATCCGACCGACGATGAAAAGGCCCCATTCGCCCAACCTGATACTGAGACAGAACAAACCTGGTGGAACTCTATATGGACAAAGACAGGCCTACTCCTCATTGTGATTGGTATAGGATTGATGACGATAGTGATCAGAACCAGACGCAAACAGGTTCGGATTGCCACGAGCGAAGATTCCGCAGGGCAGACCATTGAGCATCATGCCGACAATGAACCTTCACCACAAGAGAACGAATTTATTGAAAGGGCTACGCTATTGGTGGAACAACATCTGTCAAAGCCAAACTATGGAGTGGAACAACTGGCTGCCGACCTTTGCATGGAGCGAACAGGATTGTACAGGAAACTGACGGCACTCACCCAGCAATCGCCCGTATCATTCATTCGCAACATACGCCTAAAACACGCAGCCGACATGATTCTAACCGGCGACAAAAGTATCACTGAGATTGCCGAGCAAACGGGATTCGGTTCGACCAGCTATTTTAGCAAATGTTTCCAAAAAGAATACGGATGCAAACCATCTGACTACAAAGGATAA
- a CDS encoding transglycosylase SLT domain-containing protein, whose amino-acid sequence MNNIVKIAFLSLTFIVSIPLAASAPIDSNNENYQDSEKEQFDWTPIMEAIIKVESEGNPNAVSGNSVGAMQITPILVKECNKILDKRKSDKRFSLNDRYSIEKSKEMFLLIQSHHNKTNNVERAIRSWNGGPCYSTKSTDSYFRKVMRHLK is encoded by the coding sequence ATGAATAACATTGTGAAGATTGCTTTTCTGAGCCTAACCTTCATAGTAAGTATTCCATTGGCGGCCTCGGCTCCAATTGATAGTAATAATGAAAATTATCAGGACTCAGAAAAAGAACAATTCGACTGGACTCCCATTATGGAGGCCATTATTAAAGTTGAAAGCGAAGGAAATCCGAACGCTGTGAGTGGCAACTCAGTAGGCGCTATGCAAATCACTCCCATCCTCGTGAAGGAATGCAACAAGATATTAGATAAACGCAAGAGTGACAAACGATTCTCACTGAACGACCGATACAGCATTGAAAAATCAAAAGAGATGTTCCTTCTGATTCAGTCGCACCACAACAAAACAAACAACGTAGAAAGAGCTATTCGCTCATGGAATGGAGGTCCATGCTACTCTACTAAAAGTACAGACAGTTACTTCAGGAAGGTGATGCGACATCTCAAATAA